A genomic window from Brassica oleracea var. oleracea cultivar TO1000 chromosome C8, BOL, whole genome shotgun sequence includes:
- the LOC106307802 gene encoding protein Dr1 homolog: MDPMDIVGKSKEDASLPKATMTKIIKEMLPADVRVARDAQDLLIECCVEFINLISSESNEVCNKEDKRTIAPEHVLKALQVLGFGEYVEEVYAAYEQHRYETMQDSQRSVKMNSGAEMTEEEAAAEQQRMFAEARARMNGGGGGGVSVPQPDQEQQLDTQQSNPQS; this comes from the exons ATGGATCCGATGGATATAGTTGGAAAATCTAAGGAAGATGCTTCGCTTCCTAAAG CTACGATGACTAAAATAATAAAGGAGATGTTACCAGCAGATGTTCGTGTTGCTAGAGATGCTCAAGATCTTCTCATCGAGTGTTGTGTTG AGTTCATTAATCTTATATCGTCAGAGTCTAATGAAGTCTGTAACAAAGAGGATAAGCGAACGATCGCGCCTGAGCATGTACTCAAAGCGCTTCAGGTTCTTGGCTTTGGGGAATACGTTGAAGAAGTCTACGCTGCTTATGAGCAGCATCGATACGAAACCATG CAAGATTCGCAGAGGAGTGTGAAGATGAACAGCGGAGCAGAGATGACGGAGGAGGAAGCGGCAGCGGAACAACAGAGAATGTTTGCTGAAGCTCGAGCTAGAATGAATGGTGGTGGTGGTGGTGGTGTTTCTGTTCCTCAACCAGATCAAGAGCAGCAACTAGATACCCAACAGTCAAATCCACAAAGCTAA